The Molothrus ater isolate BHLD 08-10-18 breed brown headed cowbird chromosome 10, BPBGC_Mater_1.1, whole genome shotgun sequence sequence gatggatggatggatggatggatggatggatggatggatggtcACAGAACCAactgggttggaaaagacctctgatACTGAGTCCAACACCATatcaactagaccatggcactaagtgccacattcTTAAACACCTTCAGGGACGGTGACTCTACCGACACACTGCGCAGTCCACTCCAACGCCTAATCACCCTTTCAGttaagaaattcttcctaatgtccaacctaaacctccccttgTGCAGGTTCAGGCTGCGTCCTATCGCCCTGGCTGGCCAGCgaggtgccggtgccggtgcggTGGCACCGCCTGGTGGCAGACgccggggcacggcggggcgAGCGCAGCTGAGGCTCCGGGCGGCGGAAGGGGCGGGCGGCGGAAAGGGCGGTGGAAGGGGCGGTAGAACGCGGCGGTCCGCCCGCCCCTTCCGTCGgcggggcggcagcggcggcacATGGGCAAGAAGCGGAGCGATGGGCTCGGGCGCTGCCTGCAGCGGCAGCGCGGGCTGGAGCGGCGCGGCGCCTCCTCATGGGTACGCCGGGGGTCCGGGGAGGCGGGAGAGAGGTCGGGGCGGCCCGAGCTGACGGCGGTGTCCTGTCCCGGCAGCTCCACGCCAGCGAGGTGGTGGCCGAGCGCGGCCCGGAGCTGCGGTCGGCGCCCGAGCAGAGCCCGCTGGAGGAGTTCCTGGCCACGGCCGAGCTGGCCGGCACCCGCTTCGTGGCCGGTGAGCAGCTGGGACGGgcctggggctgaggaggggaccccggggcgggggggcaCCGGTTCTGGGCTGAGTGGGTGCCAATGGGAGCTGGCAGTGGGTCTGGCCCGCGGGAACTGGGGCAGGTTGTGAGGTCCTGAGTCAGGGCTGGggtctgcagggacaggatggggtGGCAGGGGTAGCAGCGCTGGGGACAGGTGGCCTTGGATGACTGTCTCTCCTTTAGAGCGTCTGAATGCCCAGATCGTGTCTGCCCAGAGCTGCACGGgcctgctcacagcacaggaggCCCAGCGCGTTcggcagctgcagcaggagaaccAGGAGTTCCTGCGCATCCCACGGAGGTGagttctgcagggctgcctgggtgcCCCTTGGCTGACTGGGCCTCTGGGGCTGATCCCTCTGGGCTGCAAGCCTGAGGACAGCCCTCAGGTTGGCAATACACTGCTTTTGGAGAAGCCACTAACTAACCTATGTGAGCAGGCTGTAACCCACAGTACAGTGCCAGTCTGCCATGTgagtgctgccagtgccagcctcTCTGGCCTGATGGTGTGGGTTTCCTGCCCAAAgcttggcactgctgaggcagGTGCATCCAAGGTGCCTGGTAAGCCTTTTCAGAGCTTTGTGAATCGTGAACAGAGAGATTAACCCCCATCTTAATGACCCTACAAAACCTAGCTCAAGAAAACTGCTTTGTAGTATCTGGTGTACATGCTCTCTGCTAATGGAGTTTGGAAGGAACAAGGAAAGAAGGTGTATTTAAAGCTGCTGAAAACAGTTATATGCACATCTGAACCATTATTTCAGCATAGCTGAATGTGTGCTTTTCATGTTCTATTTACTGAAGTAATGTTGCTGGACTGACTGCTATTTCTGACCACTCACTCCAAAATATGCTTGTTATAGGCCACACTGGGATAGGACAACCAGTGCAGAGGACTTGAAgcaagcagagagagagagctttCTCGAGTGGAGGCGACAGCTTGCCCAGTGAGTATGCTGCTTGTGGCTGGGTAAGTAGCTGGTGGCATTTAGTGACACAGGAAGCAGCGGGTTGAACTTATCCTTGTCGGACCAATAAAACTATCATCTACTCAGTACCTCTCTGTACTTGTTCTGGAAAGCTGGACATCCCAGCCACAGTGCAGCATGTCtttgtgctcagctctgcaaagctCTCTTGTGTGTGCATGTTCTTTTAAATGAATTCAGGATGGCATGTGATGTTCTTAATTCACCTGTGAAGTAGAGGGTTACTGGATGTGTCTTTTAAAAGCAACAGTGCTGCTCTGAATAGAAGGCCATGCTGCCAGCCTGCTGCatccagcagcctgtgctggtctGGCACTGCATCTGCTGGCTTGGAGACTTGGGTGATATCTGCTCACATCCTGCAAACCCATGCTTGCCCTGAGTAAAGTTGTTCAGGTGGTGTTAACACCAACTTAAAGGTTGTATAGAGGTATTTCACGTACCATGCccaaatttcaggtttttttccaagtggTACTCAATTAAGAAAAAACTACTGGCACTTGGGATAACTTCTCTCATGTGTTATCATGGCTCTCAAATTTCACAGGCAGACTCTTGATGAGTTCTTGCTCTTTCCATCTTTTACCACTTCTGCATTGACAAGATCAGAAGCTGTTGTGTCACCACTAAACCAGTGCCACTGGTTTAGCAGTGTACCTGAGGGCTTGATCTGTTTGAAAAATCATCAGAAATGGTATCTCTGTATGAGTTTGGTTTGATTACTCTGTGCAAGACTAAAGCCTACTGGATCTAGGGAAGACCTGGGAGTGATCTTACAGCCTGTCATAGGCCAAATGtgatgttgtttttttctgtttgccttAGCcttgaggaagagaaaaagttAATTCTAACCCCATTTGAAAGAAACTTGGAATTTTGGCGTCAGCTTTGGAGAGTCATTGAAAGAAGGTAAAGTATTTTGCTatccactttttaaaaagtgatgttgaatgtattttcatgaaTTGCAGCTTTTGAGACAAACTTCAAGTgtctcagcacaggaaaaattATTAAGTTAGTAATGTTTTATTATCAGCACTGcagtgattttgtttttgtggtgcCTGCTAGCTCTCAGCAGTGTGATGTGCAGTGGTTCACTGTGAGTCCCCAGTAACTGTGTTGGAGGCCTCCTTTGAGAAAGTGCCTTTGAGGTCTCTTGCCAAGATTaacccttcccctccttcccaacCAAATCGCAGCAGCTGATGTTCAGGAGCAGGAGGCAAGACTAAGTCATGTTGGGAAAGAAGGAACTTCTTGGTCCTTGTCTCTTTGCCACACAGAGAAGTTGCAGCAGTGCACAGAAGACAACAGGCTGTCATACCACAGGAATAGCTTTGtttgctctgctgagctgtaaTACAATAAGAGTGCTATCTGCTACATTAATCTAATTGGGGCATTTAATTTCACTAGTTATTAGGCTTAAGatcatttcatttcacttttctaaaattgaaaaatgCTTCACCAGTGAGGTCATAGTGAGCTGGTCCTTTCACAGAAGGGCCTTTGTACTGAGTGCTGCTGGGCCCTTGGCTGGGAGAGTGCTGCTCAGGAGCATCCACTCTAGGGTATCATGATGTACACTGTGAGTGTGCAGGGTGTTTGGAGGTGACTGGAAAGTGTCATTAATGCCTTTCTGCTCCTGTtgaagctttttatttcatgtagAGTGAGGATGGTGTCTCAGAAGTGAATGGAGAAGTCACTCAGTCCTTTAACCTTTCCAGATAATTTGATCTGTTATCAGCCTTTTCCATGTACTTGCTTCAAACTAGTTCCCAGCAGTGGCCTTCAGTAACTTCTCTGTATCCCATCCCAGTACGATGGTGTCAGCTTTCCCTCATATGATCTTTGAATGTCTGTAACTGTGCAGTCCTCTTTGTACCCATGGGGCTTATTAAATTATTCTCTTGGGGGggttatgatttttttttttaatgcataacAAACAGCCTAGTGAAACTTGAAATTCTTCCATGCGACCTGTGGTGTTCTGAAGTTGTCCTGACTTAACAGAAATCCCTGTCAAACAAATGGAATTAGTATGTGATAATACCTGgcagtattttaaattacttgcCTGGAAAAGTTCTAGTAGTTGTCTAGGCTGTAGTTAAACTTTCCCCTCCTTTTGACAAAAGAACCATGAATGCCTTTGGGATCTGAAGCCATTGCATTTAATTAGTGTGTGGAACTAATGAGTCCTGCTCGTGTATGTGGTGGCAACCTGGTCTCTGGGCTTGGAAGGTGTTTCCTAGAAGTATGTTGCAAGGCCTTGCTTGCATGGGGGAACAACATATTTTACTGAAATCTAAGGctattttttcattgttttatgCTTTTTGTCACAAAAAGAGCACAGAGGAACTTCTGAAAATATCCAATAGCAAACACTTAGAATCTGTATGTCATTTGTGGGAGGCTTTGTACATCTTGTTCCATGCAAGGACAACAATGTTCCACTCACTGTGTAGGCAAAACcacctcttctttctctctgtaacCACCCTGCCACAGTTGAGGATGAAAACAGACAGAAACAAAGTTGTGTTACCACAGTTTTTAGTACCATTCTAAAAGATGGAGTACCACTACTGTGGTTCTTGCCTGCTGAGTATTTCTGAAGGGTAGATGGGTTGGCAAAATTGGCATGTTTTCTTCCCCCTTGCTGCCTGTACAATTGTGCAGGAGAATGAGCCAAGTGAAGAGGAAACACTGTATAGCAGTACTGGCTTGTAGCACAAGCATGGCTCTGTTGGGCAGGTGGGCTGCTGAGATGCTGTGTTGTTCAGTAAGGATATTTAGTAGGATAATACAATTGAAACTATTAAAATTCCAAGGAAAACCTAAAAATGAATAATTGCTGTGTCTTACTGCTTTCTTTGGGGCAATGTAAGAATGAGTACTTCATGgggctttcctttccttttgcagTGATATTGTAGTCCAGATAGTAGATGCCAGAAACCCCCTTCTGTTTAGATGTCAAGACCTGGTAAGTAAACAACTTTCTTGAATCTTGTCTTCATTTTATGTCTTAATGTTTATGTGATATATTTTTTGCTCAATGCATTCAGCCACCTTGAAGCTGTTTTGTTGTGGTGCCTGAGTGGATATCTTATTAATTCATAAAAGTATTCTggcatgaaattattttttttcttttggtatttCACACAGATTGTTGTGGCTTTAGAGGCTCTTCTGCAGATGTTACATTGCAGatactattttatttctcattacccATTAGAAGTGTCCTCACCTAAAGGAATTGTCTTTTGTAAAAGCATAGTGGAATAAAAGTGGGTGAGGATTACAAAGGATCAAAAATTATTCAAGTGACAAGTTTGTAATGATAGGCTATAGAACACTGCATCAGGGAGACATGAAATTGCTCAAATAGTTATCTtaggagctcctgctgcagggtgcTGATTAATATCTTGTCACAGCTCTAGGCAGACAAGGCGTTTGCACACATGGCCAGCAACAAGCTGTATTGTGGTAGTTGCATGCTCCAATTTGTTCTTGTGGCTGTCTGCTGAACAGCACTTCCATCAACCTAGGGATGGTAAGCTTGGCTATACTCGTGTGCAGCTGCATGGGGTAATTTGGGTTGGTGATCTTGTGTCGTCTTGGGGTGGAAGGAGTCGAAACCAGAGTGCAAACTGATccttctcttgttttctttaggAAAGTTATGTTAAGGAAGTCAGTAAAGACAAGGAGAACATGATCCTGATCAACAAAGCAGATTTGCTGAGTGAGGAGCAACGTGCTGCTTGGGCACAGTTCTTTGAGAAGGAGGGTGTCAAGGTGGTGTTCTGGTCAGCTCTGGCAGAGTGTGAACGGCTGTGTGGAGAATCAAAGGTACTGCAGGTGACCAGGTCAGACTGggtctgtgctggctgcagctgggaataGATAAGCACTGGGTTGTCAGCTCTTGGGATCTGGCTGATGACAGCTCACTGAGCCAGCAGCAAGGCTTGGGATTGTCTTTGCATTTCACCTCTGAACTGCTGTTCCCACAGGAACTGGGCTCTGATGGGGGAGCAGAGCACCCCAGCGGTTCTGAGGATGATGGCTCCAGTCAGGAAGATGACAACACAGCACAAGGAAGTGCAGAAAGAGCATCCACAGGCAGCACTTGGCAAAGTGCAAACCAGGCCCTGGGGAGTGATGATAACAGCAGTGATGAATATGAAGACTGtgaagatgatgaagaggaGGACTGGCAAACCTGTTCTGAAGATGAAGCTGGTGACAGCATAAATGCTGTTGGTCCACAGAGGACGGAAAGCAGGACTGATGGTGCTGCAGCGCAGCACAGAGTGCAGGAGCGGAACAGGAACGTCAGGAACTTCAGCCATCTGGTACAGAGAGATGAGCTgctggagatattcaaaactaTGCACAATGGACCAAGGGTGAAGGATGGGGAAGTAAATGTTGGGCTGGTAAGTTGGACCTAGTGCTTAAATGGAACTTACTTAATCTAAATTCTAATTCCATGTGCCCTCCATGGGAAAAATTCATCCTGTAGTATGGCTTCCCATAAGGGTATAAAAACTGGCAAGCACAAACCACTGTGGGTTTTGTGCAAAGATTAATACTGAAGCTCCTAGAGCTCAGCGTGCCCCCCGCTTGCCctagttggttttttttttagaacaTTTTGATAAAAACTTTTGTGTCAGAGCTCTGTGAGTCTTTTGGCATCACCCTGCCTAATAACATTTCACTTTGTCATCTAGGTGGGTTACCCTAATGTTGGCAAAAGTTCAACCATCAACACAATCCTTGGAAATAAGAAGGTGTCGGTGTCTGCTACACCAGGCCGTACAAAGCACTTCCAGGTACTGCTAACAAATAACATCAGtctttttataatttcttctCCCCAGTGGAAGAGAGCTTCATTATGACCTAGTTGCAACCACATGCACTCACTGAGAACTCTGCCAGCCTGAACTATGGTCAGCAGAGTAGGTTGGAGAGGAGTGGTCTTGATGTGTATAATTTTGGAACTTTAATTCTTGCTTCTAAACTTGTGCTCGATTTTGAGTCACTCATGAGAGCTGCTGTGCAATGGGGCACGTTTTATATCTCCTGATTTTATTTAGTTACCTTGTCCCTTTCTTCCAAGACCAGTCATGAGGAGAGAAGCTTTTTAACATGAGTGTTCCTCCAAGTAGCTTAAGGTCAAAGCTTCAAACTATCCTTGTCAACATCATGGCTGTGAATAAATGTAGTTTTGCTGATATTTTCATATTGATCAAACTTTGATTTTGAGGTAGCTGCTCCAGTGCTATAGTGTGGGACCATTGTGGGATTTGTACTTTTTGAACTCCCAGCTGTTTCAGAAGGTCCAACACACTTAAAGGTTTCTGGGGtgctttctcctctcccatcaGACTGAAGAGCTGAAGATCTTGCTGCCCCCATCTGGACACCTTATTTAGGAACTTTGAAAAATGTTGCTGTCTTCTACATCTGATCTGCTTAATTCATTGGCTGGGACCAGCAGGGCAGATGTCTGTGTTAGTAGAATTTCTCCTTATTGTTATTTGCATCCATGTTTCATCTGtgcatttgaattttattttttttgttccttttacCTCTGTGGACACTGAGTTGCCATAGTGAACTAATAGGTTATTTATCATGTAGACCCTGTATGTGGAGCCTGGCCTGTGCCTTTGTGATTGCCCCGGTCTGGTGATGCCATCTTTCGTCTCTACCAAGGCAGAAATGATTTGTTCTGGAATTCTGCCTATAGATCAGATGAGGGACCATGTTCCACCTGTTTCTCTAATATCCTTTGCATGGGGTTTGTAAGAGGGCATGCAAGGGTTGGATCTGGAGTATGCCAAGTAGCATGTTCCAGCCCTGCTAGCAGCACATGTGCTCATGCTTTGAGGGAGGTGGGACATACTGGATAACAGTCCTGCTGTGTTGGTCTTTTCCTATCTCATTTCAACTTAGTCGTGTTTTCAGACctgttatttttctggtttgcaACAAAATCCAAAAGTCATTCTTTTGTGTGTGCTCCTAGAGTGACAAGGGCAAGATTACTTGTGTAGCTGTAAATGACAAAGTGGTTTCCTTCACTAGCTTATGTTTGCCAGCATATCCCACGAAACATTTTGGAAGCAACCTATGGAATAAATATCATAAGGCCAAGAGAAGATGAGGACCCAGATCGAAAGCCAACAGCTGAAGAGCTGCTAACAGCATATGGATGTGAGTGATGATCCTTTTAAAACCTGTCACCTCCACTGTGTGCATGGTCCTGAACATGGCCTTAGGAGAACATTGTAAAGTTCTCCTAAGCCTGGGTTTTTTGTGCATTGGGCCTCTTTGATAGGACTTGCCCTGCTCTCAGGAATGGTCTTTGTTAATGGCTCGTCTCCTGTGGGAGTTGGAGTGGTGCTTTGCCAGTTTTATCTGACAGATGTAGTGATAGTGTGGAAGATACTGGTGGAATGCCCTGCCAGTCTATAGTGTGGTGCTCTTACCCTTTCAGATACCTCCCACCATCTGGGTCTGAATTAGACTTTGAAGAATGCAGTGAATTCTCATTCTCtgcctttaaaacaaaaataaaaccccagcaGTTTTCTCCTAGAAGGGAGGTGTCAGCTCTTATAATTTCTTTCAGGTCAGGGTGCTTCTGCAGTACCTTTACAGTCACCAAaattcttcccttctttttccccctgctttccCCAAGAGAAGCCTTACTCTAAGGGAGTATTTTTGAGAAAGAATACCAATGGGTAGTTAGGCAGCAGAGGAGAACACATTAACATTCTCTTGTACTTACAAAGAATATACTTTGGATTTCTCTTCCAGATATGAGGGGCTTTATGACATCTCATGGACAGCCAGACCAGCCGAGATCAGCTCGATATGTGTTAAAAGATTATGTCAATGTAAGTGCTTCCTACATCTGGGTTTTCTTCTCAGAGGTGAATTAAAGGTTGCACTGGAGTACAATAAAGTCAATTCTGTTTCTCTGGATAAAATCACCATGTATCAAAAGACTCTTGAGATTGGCctgcttttgtgttttaaaagaataaattgaaTTTCTCAAGCTGCCTAATCTTAGAAAGGTGATTGCTTAAAAATATGATGCCAGCTA is a genomic window containing:
- the LSG1 gene encoding large subunit GTPase 1 homolog — protein: MGKKRSDGLGRCLQRQRGLERRGASSWLHASEVVAERGPELRSAPEQSPLEEFLATAELAGTRFVAERLNAQIVSAQSCTGLLTAQEAQRVRQLQQENQEFLRIPRRPHWDRTTSAEDLKQAERESFLEWRRQLAHLEEEKKLILTPFERNLEFWRQLWRVIERSDIVVQIVDARNPLLFRCQDLESYVKEVSKDKENMILINKADLLSEEQRAAWAQFFEKEGVKVVFWSALAECERLCGESKELGSDGGAEHPSGSEDDGSSQEDDNTAQGSAERASTGSTWQSANQALGSDDNSSDEYEDCEDDEEEDWQTCSEDEAGDSINAVGPQRTESRTDGAAAQHRVQERNRNVRNFSHLVQRDELLEIFKTMHNGPRVKDGEVNVGLVGYPNVGKSSTINTILGNKKVSVSATPGRTKHFQTLYVEPGLCLCDCPGLVMPSFVSTKAEMICSGILPIDQMRDHVPPVSLVCQHIPRNILEATYGINIIRPREDEDPDRKPTAEELLTAYGYMRGFMTSHGQPDQPRSARYVLKDYVNGKLLYCHPPPGIDPNDFQHQHQRCPDSTTLQATGQVKPEKNTKAKQIENVVDKTFFHQENVRALMKGVRAAMGYRPGSGLVPAAAPNPANVVGKPWKKHGNRNKKEKIRRITKHLEA